TACACAGTGCAGGTCAGGAGCATCGGCCTCCGGGGAGAGAGCCCCCCAGGGCCGCGGGTGCACTTCCGAACTCTCAAGGGGTCTGACCGGCTACCCTCCAACAGCTCAAGCCCAGGTGAGGGTTTCGATTATTCCTCACCCCCTAAAGCTTTGGATTCTCTGACTGTTTACCTGGTCTTTGGCCTCCTGTTTACTTCCGCAAAGCAAGCAGCAGTCTAGCTTAGATGAGTAGAAGGATGATATAATTCATTGTACTgccaggaaaggaaggaaagcaggTTGGCAGGAGACTGGGTTTAGACAGGCTGGTAAGGAATTGTTTGGGGGGAAGGGCTTTAAAGCTTCCTTTTACCCAGCCTCAGTTCATTGCAGCTGCAGCCTGCATGAGTGAGCACCTGACCTGCAGCCCTCCTGCTGTTTGGTCTCTAACCACCTGTCCGCCAGCAGCTTCCCAGAGAGGGGCTACCAGCAACGGTGCTGCGACAGGTCTACACTGGCTCTAATCCCCAGCATCTCCATCCTGAACTGTCTGCACAGGCATAGCTCTCTAGTTGCTCCCCAGAACCTGGTGtctgtcttcttttccttctcaggtGACATCACAGTGGAGGGTCTGGATGGAGAGCGACCACTGCAGACGGGGGAGGTGGTCATCATTGTGGTGGTGTTGCTCATGTGGGCTGGTGAGTAAGTAGCTGGATGGGGCACAGTGGATTGAGTGGGGCTGAATGAAGGTGGGAGTTGGTGAAGGTTGTCAGGAAAAAACAGGGTGAGAACAACGGTGTGGGGAGATAAGCAGGAAAAGTTTGAAGAAAGGGAGAGGAGGCTGTTGGGAGCCCAGAGAGGATGATGAAGACTGTAATGTGCATGGGGAACAGGAAttcaaagattttcttctttgattttccaAAAACAGTGGGTATGTCACTGCCCTTCAGGGCTATGATTGGGGAGGTCAAGATCAAGGCTCAGATTGTATGATTGTGTTTCAGCTGTAATCGGGCTATTCTGCCGTCAGTATGACATCATCAAGGACAATGACTCCAACAACAACcccaaggagaaggggaagggaccGGAACAGAGTCCTCAGGGAAGGCCAGTGGGGACAAGACAGGTGATGTGGGGCCAGTGAGGGCGGGAAGGGCGGTGGGGGTTGTGTCTAGAAGTATCgagggaaagggagaagggtCATagaggggcaggagaagagggagaatggAAATTTGGGATGGAGGAAACTATCACTTTCCTGAAATTAGAGACTCAGGCCATCTTCCTTCACAGAAAAAGTCACCATCCATCAATACTATTGACGTATGAGAGAAGAAGCAGAACCAGAAGATGGATGCACTAATaatctggggctggggctggggtcagGGAGTGCCCAAGATGGTGATCTGCCCAAGACTGAAGGATCCCACAGTTTCCCAGAGGGTAATGGCATTCCCACAATCTCAGGCCTGGTATCCATCCTCTTTCCACTGTGAGCAGGGCCAGAAGGTAGGTCTGTTAGGCTCTGAGCCCCTGGACCTGGGGAGTGGATATCAGATGGGATATATCCTTCCACCCCCCAGGTCCAGAGGAGAGTCACTTGTTCAACCCTAACCCATTAGGTCCCAAATGGGGCCCCCATTTCACCTGCATCAGGACCCTTGGCATCCCCAGCTGCGCCCACATCTTGCCTCCGGGTCTCAGAGAGCAGTATTTCTGTGGgtactccccctcccccagaaaataaaaaggactgTCTGGGTCTGGAGGCAGACGCTGCACCGCACTACTCCAACGTCTTCCATGGAGCCTCAGGTGCTCCCCTCTCACGGGCAGCCCCTCCAGCTGCTGGTGGTTTCACCCCTTGGACATTTTTCCAATAAAGGTTCTTGGACAAACTGCAGCTGACTGTATGCGATACTGTCTAGTATGCTGAAGTACACTTCTCCACTGCCTCTCCCCTGACCACAAGGGCCTCTCACACCACCACTACCAACTTGACAAGAGCAGACTCTTATTTGAAGGTGTTTGCTTTGATTCTTCAGTCTAGAATGAGTGGAGAGGGGCCAGAAAGGGGCATGGAAAACCAGGGCCCTCGATTCTTTTGCTTTGTTGGGTAAGAAGGAGGAGCAGGGAGAAAAAATGGAGGATATAAATTCTTTGTGCACCAGTGGAAAATAAAGTTATGTTACATGAGAGGGCCAGGAGACTTTTTATCTTCACTGGCCACATTGGCAGCCCAACTCTTCATCATTTATTCCACTGACTTCATCAACCCTGAGCTAGTAATCAGTAAAGTACTGAACAGGGTTTTAGAACAAATGAAAGATTAATGGATCCCCGGGGGGCAAAGTGTTCCTCTCCTGTGCATTTCTGTGCCTATTTTTCCCTGTCCTTGCTTTCCCTTTTGTCTGTCTGTATGTCTCTCTgtttgttctgctgctgctaagtcacttcagtcgtgtccgactctgtgtgaccccatagacgtcagtccaccaggctccgccatccctgggattctccaggcaagaacactggagtgggttgccatttccttctccaatgcatgaaagtgaaaagtgaaagggaagtcgctcagtcatgtccgactcttagcgaccccatgggatgcagcctaccaggctcctccatccatgggattttccaggcaagagtactggagtggggtgccattgccttttcctctcTGTTGGTTCAGTCAAAGccaataataattataaagaatatatgaGTTTATATTTACTCTCTGCCATTATATCCAGAGGAGCATTCTGGAAATAAAACTGGGGTTGGAACTCTCCTGTCAAAAGAATTATAATTTGGGCTCTGGGGCCTACTTGTTTCCTGTGAAAATAGGGACTGTCCTCCACTTTTTCCCAAGTTCCAAGGGGAGGTTGGTGCCAGTGAAAGAAATACCTGTTGACATCTGTAACCACTAAGGGGGAAAGACTTCAGAACCCAGAATCTTTCTGGGCAGCACAAGCTACACTGTCTGGAAGGTAACAGTCTTCATGTAATCAGTCAACGTATGACCCTCCCAGTCTCAATGGAGGCTTATGAATAACTTCCCTTTTCTGCATCTTGATCACTCTACCTTGTTATAAGAAATTACATCAATTACATCCTCTGAAAGGAACCCCAATCCAAAGTCAAGAAGTATCTTTGATACTTATCCAAGCTCCAACCCCAGTTATCACAAGACTAAATCTGTTAGGTGAGCCAAGGGTTGGTCTGCCCTCTGCCCTAAACCATAAAAGCTTCCTGATCTAAGCAGCAGTCTTAACCCCACCGTTTTTCAGTTCAAAAGTAGGGTGCTTTACCACCCTCTGACCACTGGTTCCAAAGCACATTTCTCTCAGACTCTGGATACATCATTTCTGGGGATGAGAGTGTCACACGGTATATAGTAGCATGGCACAGAGATAAGGAGCTAGACACTGAGAAGGAATTCAAAGGGTGTATAAACGTACCAGCTCTGGCTTGAATCCCAGTTCGTCCTTAAACCTCTGTGTTAGGTTAGACAAGTGAGCCCTCTAATTTTTTTGAGTCTCCTATTATGCAAAGTGGGACTAATAATGTTATCACCGTCAAAAGGTGGCTTTGAGATTAAGTGAGACATGTACAACACTTCGCACGGTACCTGGCAGACACATACTGAGTATTCATTATTAGCTTTGTAATCCTGTGCAAGTTATATAACCTATTTGGGTTCAATTCTGTCAACTGTAAAAGGCCTATAAGAGCAACTGCCCCGCTTTCCTCcagggttgtgaggattaaaagaaagCGCTCAGCCGCCTTTACGTACATCAAACACCGAGAGAGACTACGATTACGTAGAACCCGGGAGTTTGCGGAAGGCTTGTGGGCGTGGCTGGAGTTTGGGTTTGCATGCCGCAACGGGATTGGTCGAGAAGAGAAGTCAGCAAACCCTCTCAGGGTCCCGCCCTAGATCTCAACGCGCCTGCGCGCGCTCTGTTTGCTGAGCTACGAAACTGCGTGGTGACCTTGCGACGCGTGTCGCGCTCAGGTCGCTAGTGCGTCAGCGGCCGTCGCTGCGGCTGCGTGGCGGGTTGTCCAGGTAACCACGGGAGTTGTCGCTGTCTGTAGGCATCTGAGAGACAGGTGTTCGTCATGCAGTTGAAGCACCTGAGGACGCTGCTGAGCCCTCAGGTGAGGAGTCGCGTGCCTCTTCCCTCCCTCGCCCGCCTTAGTGTTCCACGGAAAGTGGGGGATTGAAGTTTGAAAACGGTGAGCGCCTACTGTGTGCAGAAGACCGAAGGCTTTAGCGGTGATACGGACTCTGCTCCGTCGATAGAGTGTGAAGTAGGCGAGAGGGGCTGCTGAGCACCGTAGCTTTCCGTTCATTTCATTTAACGGATCAGTTGTGTACCAGGTCCCATGCTGGGGCTCCAGAACTTACCCAGTTGTTGCCTTTGCTTTCGAGAGGCTCGTACTAGAGGAAGAAGCGCGTGTGTAAACAACTAACAATAATCTACATCGCTTAAATGAGCGCTCTAGGTGCATGTCCCACCGAAGGGAGTGCAGGCGACCACACCGTTCGTTCTGATGGTGAAAATCTCAGATTCAGAAGAGGCTGGGCACTAGGGATGTAACCCTAGAACATGTTGAAGAAAGGCGGGGTTTTGGAGTTAGGAGACCAGAATTCAAGTCCCAGCGTCACCACTACTTTAAATAAATGACCGGATACCCCTGACTTTAGCCTTTATCGCACAGGCTCTTTAAGCACTCATCCAAACTTCTACATTTggtaaatgggaataatagtaatCGCAGCTTTAGGGGATTAGGGGAAAGAGTTAAAGGCAGTAGTGTACACAAGAGAACCTTGTAAACTAAAAAGCAGAGTGAAAACTGTTAGACAAGAGAGAACGATATTCAAAAttcaaaggacaaaaaaaaaaaaaaattcaaaggacAAAATAATACAAAGCAAGAATATCTGTCATAATTGAATGTTTAACATGTACCAGGGCAGCATAAATAAAGAAGTTGGGGTTGTGGATTATAGAATCAGGTACATATGGATTTAAATCTTGTTACTGCCACTTAAACTGTGTTTGTAaacttgagcaaattacttagaCTATCTGTGCCTCcatctggaaaagatgaataaGAGTAGCACCTACCTCAGTAATGAGATAAAGTGAGATAATGTGTATCACACACTTAGCTATTATCCTCTTCtctacctcatttaatcctcacaacagtcctgTGAGGTACATATTGTAGAGAAAGGAGAATTGATTGATTGTGGGACTCAGGAAGGCTTCACAGAGCATGTGGCTTTAggaaaatagaaggaaactaGAACAAAAGAGAGGTGTACTCATTGCTTTGaatctgtattttgaaaattCCTTTACCCTAATGGAATAATTGGAAATGAaatctcccttcaatctttcaaaaTAAGGTGATGTCAGATGCAGGAAAGGACTGAGTGCCCAGGATGGGGCAAAATGATGAAGGAAGATGGTCAGCAACAATTAATGAGGAGCCCTCAACACTCCTAACCTAATTTAGTCAAGAGTTGGAGAAGGCTAAAGGTGGTGGGGTGACTATTTTCTGATTCTGGTTTGAGGATTTTGATGGGGAAAAGGCCCTTTTTACCTCTGACGTTGAAAGTGGGTAGGTTAGAAGTAAAAATTAACAATGTTTTAAGCCAGGGCTCTACAGCCCAAGTAGTTAATCAAATGGAGCAGAAActagattttcttttcaatttctagGAGGGAAATCCTTAGTGCAGAACTTGCTGCATAGACCACCAGGGCTGGTGGTGGAAGGGACAGACATGGCAAGAATAATTCACCAGGAGTTGATCACTTCTAATTTGGGCCTCTGTGAAGTGGAttgttaagggaaaaaaacaacaatgacagaaataaaaataaaaaacaaaggcaTTTTTTGAATCCTAAGTC
This window of the Bubalus bubalis isolate 160015118507 breed Murrah chromosome 12, NDDB_SH_1, whole genome shotgun sequence genome carries:
- the FNDC4 gene encoding fibronectin type III domain-containing protein 4, whose protein sequence is MPGCLPADSVGTMASLMPLSPYLSPTVLLLVSCDLGFVRADRPPSPVNVTVTHLRANSATVSWDVPEGNIVIGYSISQQRQNGPGQRVIREVNTTTRACALWGLAEDSDYTVQVRSIGLRGESPPGPRVHFRTLKGSDRLPSNSSSPGDITVEGLDGERPLQTGEVVIIVVVLLMWAAVIGLFCRQYDIIKDNDSNNNPKEKGKGPEQSPQGRPVGTRQKKSPSINTIDV